One window of Anaerolineales bacterium genomic DNA carries:
- a CDS encoding DoxX family protein, giving the protein MTTQTLSREYQLADVPFTKTLFEGKAFAWLWLAIRLYLGYQWIESGWGKITNPAWMQGGEALKGFWERAIVIPDAPARPLIAFDWYRNFIQFMLDSGNYVWFAKLVAVGELLVGAALILGIFIWFSAFIGGFMNWNFMMAGSASVNPVFLILSILLILAWKTSGWIGLDRWLLVQVGTPWQPGLIFQKK; this is encoded by the coding sequence ATGACTACTCAAACCTTATCCCGGGAATATCAACTCGCTGATGTTCCCTTTACGAAAACCCTGTTCGAAGGCAAGGCGTTTGCCTGGCTCTGGCTTGCCATCCGTCTGTATCTGGGATACCAATGGATCGAATCGGGTTGGGGCAAGATCACCAACCCCGCCTGGATGCAGGGCGGCGAAGCATTGAAGGGCTTCTGGGAGCGCGCCATCGTTATTCCCGATGCACCTGCCCGCCCATTGATCGCCTTCGACTGGTATCGCAATTTCATCCAGTTTATGCTGGACAGCGGCAATTACGTCTGGTTCGCCAAACTCGTGGCGGTGGGCGAATTGCTGGTGGGCGCGGCGCTGATCCTGGGCATCTTCATCTGGTTCTCCGCTTTTATTGGCGGTTTTATGAATTGGAATTTTATGATGGCGGGCTCGGCTTCTGTCAATCCTGTCTTCCTGATCCTCTCGATCCTGCTCATCCTTGCCTGGAAAACCTCAGGCTGGATCGGACTCGACCGCTGGCTTCTGGTTCAGGTTGGCACACCCTGGCAACCTGGATTGATCTTCCAAAAAAAGTAA
- a CDS encoding cupredoxin domain-containing protein yields the protein MTQIQIFVILSGIALTVLIAWYFWFAPKAQTRVAVSASGAQEVAVTVKGGYTPDVIVVQKGRPVRLTFTRQESSACSEKVLFPDFNQNALLPEGEQVTLEFTPEQSGEYGFQCQMGMLRGKLIVE from the coding sequence ATGACTCAAATCCAAATCTTTGTGATTCTTTCGGGAATCGCGTTGACCGTATTGATCGCCTGGTATTTCTGGTTTGCCCCCAAGGCGCAGACGCGTGTTGCGGTATCTGCATCTGGCGCACAGGAGGTGGCAGTCACGGTCAAGGGCGGATACACACCCGATGTGATCGTGGTGCAAAAAGGACGCCCTGTGCGGTTGACGTTCACACGCCAGGAAAGTTCAGCGTGTTCTGAGAAAGTGTTGTTCCCTGACTTCAATCAGAATGCTTTGCTGCCAGAGGGCGAACAAGTGACACTGGAATTCACCCCCGAACAATCTGGCGAATATGGCTTCCAATGCCAGATGGGAATGTTACGTGGCAAGTTGATCGTGGAATAA
- a CDS encoding multicopper oxidase domain-containing protein yields MTNSTQISRRDVLKLMGLGAGGAFLSACGLLPSASTNPTAAPVFPTPLTPLPDLPILSAELTAGRGTLPIFSGKETPVWRYQASVKEGGGDFIQTLSGSYLGPIFRVKQGQRVQVRLNNELPDPTIIHWHGLKIPEEMDGHPRYAVAPGKSFDYDFQVINRAGMYWFHPHPHQLTGPQVYYGLAGLFIVSDEEEAALGLPAGEYDLPLVIQDRIFDSQNQMVYLANGMMDSMIGFLGDTILVNGSPNATLDVKASAYRLRLLNGSNSRIYKFAWQDGTPLTVIATDGGLLETPVTRDYITMGPGERVELWADFSGRNAGSEMKLVSLPYTDFSGGGGMMGGGMMGSSGLPNGTPFDILRLMIGEKGADVNPLPSQLSTIERHAVNDAVNGNNPRSFRLAMQGMVHTINNRLFEMDAVAQDEIVRLNDLEVWEFVNLEGSGGGMGMGMMNMEMPHPMHIHGVQFQVLERQIARGFESAYQELSGGFVDEGWKDTVLVMPGETVRVLVRFENYTGIYLYHCHNLEHEDAGMMRNYRIKG; encoded by the coding sequence ATGACCAACTCGACTCAAATTTCGCGGAGAGACGTTCTTAAACTGATGGGACTTGGCGCGGGAGGGGCGTTCCTCAGCGCCTGCGGACTTCTCCCGTCCGCCTCAACCAACCCGACAGCGGCTCCTGTCTTCCCGACTCCGCTTACCCCTTTGCCTGATCTTCCGATTCTGTCTGCGGAACTGACGGCTGGGCGCGGCACGCTCCCCATTTTTTCGGGGAAGGAAACGCCCGTTTGGCGGTATCAGGCTTCGGTTAAGGAGGGAGGCGGGGATTTCATCCAAACGTTGAGCGGCTCGTATTTGGGTCCAATTTTCAGGGTGAAACAGGGACAACGAGTCCAGGTTCGGTTGAACAACGAATTACCCGACCCGACCATCATCCACTGGCATGGGTTGAAAATTCCAGAAGAGATGGATGGGCATCCGCGCTATGCTGTCGCGCCTGGGAAAAGTTTTGACTATGATTTTCAGGTGATCAACCGCGCGGGCATGTATTGGTTCCATCCTCATCCGCACCAGTTGACAGGACCCCAAGTCTATTACGGGCTGGCGGGCTTGTTCATCGTCAGTGACGAAGAGGAAGCCGCGCTGGGTTTGCCTGCGGGCGAGTATGATCTGCCGCTGGTGATTCAGGATCGTATTTTTGATTCGCAAAACCAAATGGTCTATCTGGCAAACGGCATGATGGATTCGATGATCGGATTTCTGGGCGACACGATTTTAGTCAATGGTTCACCCAATGCAACACTGGATGTCAAAGCCAGCGCATACCGCTTGCGCCTGCTGAACGGCTCAAACTCGCGCATCTATAAATTCGCCTGGCAGGATGGCACACCCCTGACCGTGATCGCCACCGACGGCGGCTTACTGGAAACACCCGTGACCCGCGACTACATCACGATGGGACCTGGCGAACGCGTGGAGTTGTGGGCGGATTTCAGCGGAAGAAATGCAGGCAGTGAAATGAAATTGGTCAGCCTGCCATATACCGATTTCAGCGGTGGAGGCGGCATGATGGGCGGCGGGATGATGGGCAGTTCTGGATTGCCAAATGGTACGCCGTTCGACATCCTGCGTTTGATGATCGGCGAGAAAGGAGCGGACGTGAACCCGTTGCCCTCGCAACTCTCCACGATTGAACGACATGCTGTGAACGATGCAGTCAATGGAAACAATCCGCGCTCGTTCAGGCTGGCAATGCAGGGCATGGTTCACACCATCAACAACCGCCTGTTCGAGATGGACGCAGTGGCGCAGGATGAGATCGTGCGGCTGAACGACCTGGAAGTTTGGGAGTTTGTCAATCTCGAAGGCAGCGGGGGTGGCATGGGAATGGGCATGATGAATATGGAAATGCCGCATCCCATGCACATCCACGGCGTGCAATTCCAAGTGCTTGAGAGGCAGATCGCGCGCGGATTTGAATCCGCGTATCAAGAATTGAGCGGCGGCTTTGTGGACGAGGGTTGGAAGGATACCGTGCTGGTGATGCCAGGCGAAACCGTTCGGGTGCTTGTGCGCTTCGAGAATTACACAGGGATATATCTTTATCACTGCCACAATCTCGAACATGAGGATGCGGGCATGATGCGAAACTACAGGATCAAAGGTTGA
- a CDS encoding heavy-metal-associated domain-containing protein, with translation MSDNCHVEPIQKSALDHVIQSANRILLSVSGMGCPNCATRVRNGLLLLDGVHDADVMLNMRMAEVYFDENMVSAEMLIQAVIGAGNDGRHNYQAQVIAS, from the coding sequence ATGAGCGACAATTGTCACGTTGAACCGATCCAAAAGTCCGCGCTGGATCATGTCATCCAGTCTGCCAACCGAATCCTGCTGTCCGTTTCAGGGATGGGCTGTCCCAACTGTGCCACAAGGGTACGTAATGGACTTCTGTTACTGGATGGCGTCCATGACGCTGATGTGATGTTGAACATGCGCATGGCGGAAGTTTACTTCGATGAGAATATGGTCTCTGCCGAGATGCTGATCCAGGCGGTAATTGGAGCAGGGAACGATGGACGTCACAATTATCAAGCGCAAGTGATAGCATCGTAA
- a CDS encoding YHS domain-containing protein, with the protein MTLDQNEILPAPPQPEYITACGGKIKDPSKYPSAEYHGERIYFCTQACLDVFLLNPDPFMAGEIEHPLD; encoded by the coding sequence ATGACGTTGGACCAAAACGAAATCCTCCCTGCCCCTCCACAACCGGAATATATAACGGCTTGTGGAGGAAAAATCAAGGATCCATCCAAATATCCCAGCGCAGAGTATCACGGCGAGAGGATATATTTCTGTACGCAGGCATGTTTGGATGTATTTCTTTTGAATCCCGACCCTTTTATGGCTGGTGAAATCGAACACCCTCTTGATTAA
- a CDS encoding prolipoprotein diacylglyceryl transferase: protein MFPYLRLGPFLLQMPLLMLFIGFWIGSTFTEREAARLGLNKEKINNLIGYGLLGGILGARLVYAAQYASVYVANPLGLFSLSTSTLSPIGGFLIGMSTALIYGYRQKLPFRRSLDALTPGLAFFMISIGVSHLLSGNAYGSPSRVPWAMYVWSDYRHPTQLYEIFLALAIFTLVLPKVLPAHAPGIRFAQFVSLSALARVFLEAFRGDSVLWLDGYRAAQVMGLLVLIICIVLLRQWERIEPNEASIW from the coding sequence ATGTTCCCTTACCTTCGACTTGGACCCTTCCTGCTTCAAATGCCATTGTTGATGTTGTTCATTGGTTTTTGGATCGGCTCAACATTCACCGAGCGTGAAGCCGCCCGCCTTGGTTTAAACAAGGAGAAAATCAATAACCTGATTGGGTACGGATTGCTCGGCGGGATTCTCGGAGCAAGGCTTGTCTATGCTGCGCAATACGCCTCAGTTTATGTGGCAAATCCATTGGGCTTGTTCTCGCTGAGCACAAGCACGCTTTCTCCCATCGGGGGTTTTCTAATCGGTATGTCCACAGCCTTGATATATGGATATCGTCAGAAACTTCCGTTTCGCCGATCATTGGATGCGCTCACGCCTGGGTTGGCATTCTTCATGATCTCAATTGGTGTCTCCCACCTGCTCAGCGGAAATGCCTACGGCTCGCCGTCTCGTGTCCCCTGGGCAATGTACGTGTGGTCTGATTATCGTCACCCAACGCAACTTTATGAAATCTTTCTTGCGCTGGCGATCTTTACACTCGTGCTTCCAAAAGTTCTTCCAGCCCACGCGCCAGGAATTCGCTTTGCGCAGTTCGTCTCTCTTTCCGCGCTGGCGCGAGTCTTTCTCGAAGCCTTCCGCGGCGACAGTGTACTCTGGCTGGATGGTTATCGCGCCGCGCAAGTGATGGGGTTGCTTGTTCTTATTATTTGCATTGTCTTGTTGAGACAATGGGAAAGGATCGAACCAAATGAGGCAAGCATCTGGTAA
- a CDS encoding thioredoxin family protein, which produces MKIELLYFDGCPSWEAGLESLRTALQEEGISASVEMVKVETDEDAERLKFLGSPHFRVDGMDLWHEERETYSMSCRVYSTPEGVKGFPTVHMLREKLQSLSGTP; this is translated from the coding sequence ATGAAAATTGAACTTCTCTATTTCGATGGTTGTCCCTCCTGGGAAGCTGGTTTGGAAAGTCTTCGGACTGCTTTACAAGAGGAGGGAATCTCCGCCTCTGTGGAAATGGTGAAAGTAGAGACCGATGAAGATGCGGAGCGTTTGAAATTCCTCGGTTCCCCTCATTTTCGTGTTGATGGTATGGATTTATGGCATGAGGAACGCGAAACGTATTCGATGAGTTGCCGCGTCTATTCCACGCCTGAAGGCGTCAAGGGATTTCCCACTGTCCATATGCTGCGGGAAAAACTGCAATCACTGTCTGGAACACCATAA
- a CDS encoding methyltransferase domain-containing protein — MRQASGKKRYIPALSFRWLTPLYDPLLKWVMREETFKQRLIQHANIRPGMKVLDLGCGTGTLTIMLKKIHPNAQVTGVDGDPDVLKIALDKSRGSDIQWDEGLASSLPYPDSTFDRVVTSLVIHHLITDDKRLAFKEIHRVLKPDGELYVLDFGAPHSSTTRFMTTYMRRLEETADNFDGLIPRFVAEAGFGSIKEAENFVTVFGPLSIIQAMKGT, encoded by the coding sequence ATGAGGCAAGCATCTGGTAAAAAACGTTATATCCCTGCCTTGAGCTTTCGCTGGCTCACGCCATTGTATGATCCTCTGCTCAAATGGGTCATGCGCGAGGAAACTTTTAAACAAAGGTTGATCCAACACGCGAACATTCGTCCAGGCATGAAGGTTCTCGATCTCGGCTGCGGCACAGGTACGCTCACCATCATGCTCAAAAAAATCCATCCGAACGCGCAGGTTACAGGCGTGGATGGCGACCCTGATGTATTGAAAATTGCGCTAGATAAATCTCGCGGTTCGGATATTCAATGGGATGAAGGACTCGCCTCCTCCCTGCCCTATCCTGATTCCACCTTCGACAGAGTAGTCACCAGCCTGGTCATTCACCACCTCATCACGGACGATAAACGACTCGCATTCAAGGAAATCCATCGTGTGCTCAAACCAGATGGAGAATTGTATGTGCTTGACTTTGGCGCACCGCATTCTTCAACGACACGTTTCATGACGACCTACATGCGTCGTCTCGAGGAAACCGCCGATAACTTCGACGGTTTGATCCCGCGCTTCGTGGCAGAGGCAGGCTTCGGGTCTATAAAAGAAGCGGAGAACTTCGTCACGGTGTTCGGTCCGTTATCCATCATCCAAGCAATGAAAGGAACTTGA
- a CDS encoding cupredoxin domain-containing protein, protein MRLHFSLLLLVMAGLVVAFAPLPVPAVAPQERTFEVDARQYAYSPSELKVNAGDTVTIKLVSTDVVHGLYVDGYDISVEADPGQSARLTFVADKPGSFRFRCNVTCGAMHPFMIGKITVGTNDWLYRSIGLASLAVIGFFPLSSFLNQSKKKDERNIAS, encoded by the coding sequence ATGCGCCTTCATTTCTCTCTTCTCCTTCTCGTGATGGCTGGACTGGTGGTCGCGTTCGCGCCTCTGCCAGTTCCAGCCGTTGCGCCTCAGGAGCGGACCTTTGAGGTGGACGCGCGCCAATATGCCTATTCCCCCTCCGAACTGAAGGTCAACGCTGGCGACACCGTGACCATCAAACTGGTCAGCACAGATGTTGTTCATGGGCTATATGTGGATGGTTACGACATTTCCGTCGAAGCTGACCCCGGACAAAGCGCCAGGTTAACCTTCGTTGCCGACAAACCCGGTTCCTTCCGTTTCCGCTGTAACGTCACTTGCGGAGCCATGCATCCCTTCATGATCGGGAAAATAACCGTTGGCACAAACGATTGGCTTTATCGCTCAATAGGGTTGGCGTCTCTTGCAGTCATTGGCTTCTTTCCTCTTTCGTCTTTCCTGAATCAAAGTAAGAAGAAAGATGAAAGAAATATTGCTTCCTAA
- a CDS encoding YHS domain-containing protein → MSFKDPVCGKRVNRGKAHITIEFEGVNYFLCCPQCQAQFERSPKTFAKPELGEKARKVQHYPVKQHN, encoded by the coding sequence ATGTCATTCAAAGATCCCGTCTGTGGAAAACGCGTCAATCGCGGCAAAGCCCATATCACCATCGAGTTCGAAGGTGTGAACTATTTTCTGTGCTGTCCGCAATGCCAGGCTCAGTTTGAACGTTCCCCAAAAACCTTTGCCAAGCCCGAATTGGGAGAGAAGGCAAGGAAAGTCCAGCACTATCCCGTAAAACAACACAATTAA
- a CDS encoding TlpA family protein disulfide reductase: protein MKNSRFITWMTWALILGMFWTVFSRVSPDRPKAQQDAVAKEGFTAPNFALDLLDGSTVALSDLRGKVVLVNFWTSWCPPCRLEMPAIEKAYRSYKDIGFVVIGLNLTAQDSEQAAADFAKEIGLTFPIALDRDNATGNLYRITALPTSYFIDRKGVIRSVVVGGPMSEALIQSKVEELLREGE from the coding sequence ATGAAAAACTCCCGCTTTATCACGTGGATGACCTGGGCTTTGATTCTCGGAATGTTCTGGACTGTTTTCTCGCGCGTCTCGCCCGACCGGCCTAAAGCGCAGCAGGATGCAGTTGCCAAAGAAGGCTTCACTGCGCCCAACTTCGCCCTCGACCTGTTGGACGGCAGCACAGTTGCGCTTTCCGATTTACGCGGCAAGGTGGTGCTGGTCAACTTCTGGACATCGTGGTGCCCACCCTGCCGTCTGGAAATGCCAGCCATCGAAAAAGCGTATCGAAGTTACAAGGACATTGGCTTTGTGGTGATCGGCTTGAACCTCACCGCCCAGGATTCAGAACAAGCCGCGGCTGATTTTGCAAAAGAAATCGGTTTGACTTTTCCCATCGCGCTCGACCGCGATAATGCGACTGGGAACCTGTATCGCATCACTGCCCTGCCGACTTCGTACTTCATTGATCGCAAGGGAGTAATTCGTTCCGTTGTGGTCGGCGGACCCATGAGCGAGGCATTGATTCAATCCAAGGTGGAAGAGCTATTACGGGAGGGCGAGTAA